CCCAGGAAGGTGCTGATGACCATGGAAGAGTTTGACGAAATGGTAGAAAGTGGGTTATAATAAAGGATAAAAGGAGGCCAGGACAAATGAAAACAGATATTGAAATTGCCCAGGAGGCGGTAAAATTGCCTATTAAAGAGGTGGCTGCAGCTTATGGCATTACAGAGGATGATCTGGAGCTGTACGGAAAATATAAAGCGAAGATCACAGATGAGCTTTTTGAAGAGGTAAAAGAAAGACAGGATGCTAAGCTGGTACTTGTGACAGCGATTAATCCTACTCCGGCAGGGGAAGGAAAAACTACTACCAGCGTTGGCTTAGGAGACGCATTTACAAAGCTGGGAAAGAAGACAATGATTGCCCTCAGGGAGCCGTCCTTAGGCCCCTGCTTTGGAATTAAGGGGGGAGCCGCAGGGGGCGGCTATGCCCAGGTAGTGCCTATGGAAGACTTAAATCTTCACTTTACAGGAGATTTCCACGCCATTACATCTGCCAATAATCTGCTGGCCGCGCTGTTGGACAATCACATTCAGCAGGGCAATGCTTTAGGCATTGACACCAGACAGATTTTGTGGAAGCGCTGTCTGGATATGAATGACAGAGTGCTGAGAAATATTGTTGTAGGTTTGGGAGCCAAAGCAGACGGAGTAGTAAGAGAAGATCATTTTGTTATTACCGTGGCATCTGAGATTATGGCAATTTTATGTCTGGCCGACGATATGAATGATTTAAAAGAACGTCTGGGAAAAATTATTGTAGCATATAATTTTGCAGGGGAACCTGTAACTGCAAAAGATTTAAATGCAGTAGGCTCTATGGCTGCTCTTTTAAAGGACGCATTAAAGCCAAACCTGATTCAGACCCTGGAGCATACAGGGGCCCTTGTACACGGCGGGCCATTTGCCAATATTGCTCACGGCTGCAACAGCGTAAGAGCTACAAAGCTGGCTATGAAGCTGGCTGACATTGTAGTTACAGAGGCTGGCTTTGGCGCCGATTTAGGAGCGGAAAAGTTTTTGGACATTAAATGCCGTATGGCTGGCTTAAAGCCGGATGCAGTAGTGCTTGTGGCTACAGTAAGAGCCTTAAAGTACAATGGAGGAGTGGCAAAGCAGGATTTGAACCAGGAAAATCTGGAGGCTTTGGCAAAGGGAATTGTAAACCTGGAAAAACATATTGAAAATATTCAGAAGTACGGCGTTCCCGTAGTTGTTACCTTAAACTCCTTTACCTCAGATACAGAGGCGGAGTATGCTTATATTAAAAAATTCTGTGAAGACAGAGGATGTGAGTTTGCATTATCTGAAGTGTGGGCCAAGGGCGGTGAAGGCGGTTTGGCTTTAGCAGAGAAGGTACTTCACACACTGGAGACAAAGGAAAGCAATTTTGCCCCTATTTATCCAGATGAAATAAGCTTAAAAGACAAAATAAGCACAGTGGCAGGAGAAATTTACGGCGCAGACGGAGTCACATATGCTCCGGCGGCAGAAAGGGCTCTTAAAAAGCTGGAGGACATGGGATTTGGAGGCCTTCCTGTCTGTATGGCCAAAACCCAGTATTCCCTGTCTGACGATCAGACAAAATTAGGCCGCCCACAGGGCTTTACTATTAACGTGCGGGACGCATATGTATCTGCAGGAGCAGGCTTTGTTGTTGTGCTGACAGGAGCAATTATGACTATGCCCGGACTGCCAAAGGCGCCGGCTGCATATAATATTAATGTAGATGAAAATGGCGTAATCACAGGATTATTCTAAAAGAATCAAAAAGGGTGTTGCAAAGCTGGCAGCAGTTATGCGGCGCCCTTTTGTGTGCGGCGGGATGCCGCAGCAGTAAGATGTGAAAGTAATTAAGGAGGCTATATGCAGATTAGAGAATGGCTGGCAGGTGTTAATTATAAGCTGATTTGCGGTGATCTTAACAGTCAGGTGGAGGAGGTTGTTTACGACTCCAGAAAGGCTGCTTTAGGAGCAGTGTTTGTGTGTATGAAGGGGACAAAAGTAGATTCCCATAGGTTTATTCCAGATGTTTGTGAAAAGGGAGTAAAAGTACTTATCACAGAAAGGGAAGTAAATGCTCCTGAGGGTGTAACAGTAATACAGGTGGAAAACAGCAGAAAGGCTTTGGCATATCTTTCTGCAGCCAGATTTGGAAATCCTGTAAAACAAATGATTTCCATTGGCGTTACAGGCACAAAGGGCAAGACGACCACTACCCATATGATGAAAGCAGTTTTAGAGGCAGCGGGAAAAAAGGTGGGCATGATTGGAACTACAGGGGCTGTAATTGGCAAAGAAACGTTTCCCACCAGAAACACAACCCCGGAATCCTATGAGCTTCACCAATATTTTTATGAGATGAAAAAAGCAGGCTGTGAATATGTGATTATGGAAGTTTCCTCCCAGGGCTTTAAAATGGACAGAGTTGCCGGAATCACTTTTGATTACGGAGTGTTTACAAACATTTCCCCTGACCACATAGGACCTGATGAACACGCTGATTTTTTAGAATACCTGTCCTGCAAGGCCATGCTTTTTAAACAGTGCAGAATAGGCTTATACAACGGAGACGACAGCCATGGAAAGCAAATTATTGACGGCGCCTTATGTAAGGAGCTGTTTTCCTTTGGCATAGAAGGGGGATGGGATTATGATGCCTCTCATATCCGCCATGTTTCAGAAAAAGGGTTTGTAGGCATGGAGTTTCATATTACTGGAAAGGAGCAGCTAAAGGTCCGTCTGGGGATGCCTGGCAGGTTTAATATTTACAACAGTCTGGCGGCGGCAGCTTTAGGGGACAGATTAGGCCTGGAGAAAGAAGCTGTGCTGAAAGCTTTAAAAGAAGTGCGGGTAAACGGAAGAATGGAAATCGCTTACAGCAGCCACGACTTTACAGTAATTATAGATTATGCCCACAATGCAGTAAGTATGGAAAGCCTTTTAACAACATTAAGGGCATATAACCCAAAACGCCTGGTGTGCGTATTTGGCTGCGGAGGCAACAGGTCCAAGGACAGAAGATATTCTATGGGAGAAATCGGCGGAAAAATGGCAGATTTATGTATTCTTACAGCTGACAATTCCAGGTTTGAAAAAACAGAGGATATTATAAATGATATTAAAGGTAGCCTGGAAAAAACAGGAGGAGCCTATGTGGAGATTCCCGACAGAAGGGAAGCGATTGAATACAGTATGGCTCATGCCTGCCCGGGAGATTTAATTGCAGTAATCGGAAAAGGGCATGAGGATTATCAGGAGGCAAACGGAGTCCGCACACATTTTCTGGACAGAGAGGTAGTGGAGGAGACGGCAAAAAAGCTGGGGCTGCAGTAAGCCTTTTTACATACAATAAAAGTAAGAGGAAATCAGGATTATGGAACATATGACAGTAAAAGATATTGTGACCGCCACAGAAGGCAGGCTGCTTTCAGGAGATGAAAACACTATTTTAAAGAAAATCCGTTTAGATTCCAGAACAGTAGAGCCGGGAGATTTATTTGTGCCTTTAATCGGAGAAAAGGTTGACGCCCACAAATTTGCTTCTCAGGTGATGGAGGCTTCAGCTGGAGCTGTTTTAACCAGCAGACATACAAAGGCGGAGGGACCGGGGGCCTGGATACAGGTAAAGGATACGAAAGAAGCTCTTCAGGCTATAGGCAGTTTTTGTCGCAGCCGTATTTCTATTCCTGTGGTGGGAATTACAGGAAGCGTTGGAAAGACTACTACAAGGGAAATGGTGGCGGCAGCTTTAAGCTCTGGCTTTCAGGTATATAAAACTCCCGGAAACAGCAACAGCCAGGTGGGAGTTCCCATTACTATTTCAGAAATTTCACAAAAAGACCATATTGCAGTGCTGGAGCTGGGAATGAGCGAGCCTGGGGAACTGACCAGAATTGCAAAAATTGCCAGGCCCTTTATGGCTTTAATTACAAATATTGGAGTTACTCATATTGAGCAGCTAGGCTCCCAGGAAAATATTTACAGGGAAAAGCTGACAATTCAGGACGGTTTAGAGCCAGGGGGAATTCTTTTTTTAAACGGGGACGACAAGCTGTTAAAAAACACAAAGGCCAGAGACGGATTTAGAACCATATATTACGGCACAGAAGACGGCTGCGATTATAGGGCGGAAAATATTAGGGAGGAAAAAGGCTACCCGGTATTTTATGCTGTACATGGAGATCAAAAAGTATTAGTTTCCTTAAAAGTTATGGGGAGACACAATATTTTAAATGCCATGGCTGCCATAGCTGTGGCAGAGGAAGCCGGCCTTACAATGGAGCAGGCGGCTTTAGGGCTGACTCAGTACACTGGCTTTAAGGGCCGGCAGAATATTACTGAATATATGGGAATTACGGTGATCGACGATTCTTATAACGCCAGCCCAGTATCTATGAAGGCCGGGATTGACGTGCTTTGCTCCATGCCAGGAGGAAGGAGAAAAATAGCAGTTTTGGCGGACATGAAGGAATTAGGGTCTGACACAGAAATTTTTCACAGAGAAGTGGGAGAGTATATAAAAGAAAAAAATGTAGATGCTTTAATTACACTGGGCCAGATGGCTTTTAAGCTGGCAGAAAGCGCCGGAAAAGGAGAAAGCCATATGGAAATTCGATGTTTTGAAAATAGGGACGAAATGACAGAGTTTTTAAAAACATATTTAAAAGCAGGGGACCAGGTGCTGTTTAAAGGTTCCAACTCTATGAAGCTGGGAGAGACTGCAGCTTGTTTTACAGGCATCCAAAGGAGCTGACAGAATATGGCTGAAAAATTTGCCAATATTATTATAGATATATCCCATGAAAAGGTGGACCGAACCTTTCAGTATAAGATTCCGGAATATCTGGAAGAACAAATATTTGCGGGAATCAGGGTGTGGGCACCTTTTGGCATGGGAAATCACCTGCGCCAGGGATATGTTGTAGAGGTGACAGATCAGGCAGAATATGACATAGAAAAAATGAAGGCTATAGAGGGGATTGTGCCAGGCAGCGTAACTGCAGAATCACGTTTAATTCAGCTGGCATGGTGGATGCGGGAGCGCTACGGCTCTACTATGAATCAGGCCTTAAAAACAGTGCTTCCTGTAAAAAAGACAATGAAAGCAGTGGAGAAGAAAACTCTTGTGTGCCTGCTGGAAAAGGAAGAGCTGGAAAAGGAATTGCAGGAGGCTTTGAGAAAGCATTTTAAAGCCAGAGCCAGAGTCCTGTCTCTGTTTTCAGCTGAAAAGAGAATTTCCTATGAAAAAGCTTTAAAAATGGGAAATATTACAGGAGCTGTTTTAAAGCCTTTGCTGGAAAAAAATATTCTGGCTTTGGAAAGTGAAATTCAGTACAGAAATCCTGTGGGAAGCCAAAGGGAAAAAGCGGAAAATATATGTTTAAATCAGGAACAGCAGGCAGCTGCAGATGCTTTTGCCAAGGATTATAAGGCGGGACAAAGAAATACTTATTTGCTGTACGGAATTACAGGAAGCGGGAAAACAGAAGTATATATGGAAATGATGGACTTGGTTTTAAAAACAGGAAAACAGGTGATTGTGCTAATTCCGGAAATTGCTTTGACTTTTCAAACTGTAATACGTTTTTACAACAGATTCGGACAGAAAATTGCCATAGTAAATTCCAGACTTTCCCAGGGAGAAAGATTCGACCAGTTTGAACGCGCCAGAAAGGGGGAGGCTCAGATTATGATAGGCCCCCGCTCGGCGCTGTTCACCCCTTTTCCCCAGGTGGGACTGATTGTAATTGACGAAGAGCAGGAGGGAGCGTACAAAAGCGAAACTGCTCCCAGGTACGACGCCAGGGAGGCGGCCCTTGCCAGAGCCAGAATGGAAGGCGCCAGCGTAGTTTTAGGGTCAGCCACGCCGTCAGTAGAATCCTTTGAAAAAGCAGCGTCCGGGGCTTACAAGCTGCTGCGCCTGAGAAACAGGGCCAAAAAAGAAAGTGTTTTGGCAAAAGTTTGGGTGGCTGATATGAGGGAAGAACTGAAAGCGGGAAATAAAACTGTGTTTTCCAGGCAGCTGCAAAAGCTTTTAGAGGAAACTCTTCAAAAGAGGGAGCAGGCGATTTTGTTTCTTAACAGAAGAGGGTATTCCAGCTTTATCTCCTGCCGTTCCTGCGGGGAGGCCATAAAATGTCCAAATTGCGACGTTTCTCTTACCAGCCATAAGGACGGGAAAATGAGATGTCATTACTGCGGCCACGAGG
The window above is part of the Lachnoclostridium edouardi genome. Proteins encoded here:
- the priA gene encoding replication restart helicase PriA, which produces MAEKFANIIIDISHEKVDRTFQYKIPEYLEEQIFAGIRVWAPFGMGNHLRQGYVVEVTDQAEYDIEKMKAIEGIVPGSVTAESRLIQLAWWMRERYGSTMNQALKTVLPVKKTMKAVEKKTLVCLLEKEELEKELQEALRKHFKARARVLSLFSAEKRISYEKALKMGNITGAVLKPLLEKNILALESEIQYRNPVGSQREKAENICLNQEQQAAADAFAKDYKAGQRNTYLLYGITGSGKTEVYMEMMDLVLKTGKQVIVLIPEIALTFQTVIRFYNRFGQKIAIVNSRLSQGERFDQFERARKGEAQIMIGPRSALFTPFPQVGLIVIDEEQEGAYKSETAPRYDAREAALARARMEGASVVLGSATPSVESFEKAASGAYKLLRLRNRAKKESVLAKVWVADMREELKAGNKTVFSRQLQKLLEETLQKREQAILFLNRRGYSSFISCRSCGEAIKCPNCDVSLTSHKDGKMRCHYCGHEEPLPEKCPSCGSPYIAGFGTGTQKVEEITKKMFPAARVLRMDMDTTSGKKGHEEILSAFRSGEADILIGTQMIVKGHDFPNVTLVGALAADMSLHAPDFRAGERTFQLLTQAAGRAGRDSRPGYVVIQTYLPEHYAIQTAAVQDYEAFFAQERAYRRLLHYPPFCGVVAVAVAAADQQILESAASELAEEAKLQSEMWKNLREQRQGFEIEIMGPVQASVYKVNNLYRKILYIKNENYDILIKIRTKLEVCAEKAQWRQDVQLQWDVS
- a CDS encoding formate--tetrahydrofolate ligase; translated protein: MKTDIEIAQEAVKLPIKEVAAAYGITEDDLELYGKYKAKITDELFEEVKERQDAKLVLVTAINPTPAGEGKTTTSVGLGDAFTKLGKKTMIALREPSLGPCFGIKGGAAGGGYAQVVPMEDLNLHFTGDFHAITSANNLLAALLDNHIQQGNALGIDTRQILWKRCLDMNDRVLRNIVVGLGAKADGVVREDHFVITVASEIMAILCLADDMNDLKERLGKIIVAYNFAGEPVTAKDLNAVGSMAALLKDALKPNLIQTLEHTGALVHGGPFANIAHGCNSVRATKLAMKLADIVVTEAGFGADLGAEKFLDIKCRMAGLKPDAVVLVATVRALKYNGGVAKQDLNQENLEALAKGIVNLEKHIENIQKYGVPVVVTLNSFTSDTEAEYAYIKKFCEDRGCEFALSEVWAKGGEGGLALAEKVLHTLETKESNFAPIYPDEISLKDKISTVAGEIYGADGVTYAPAAERALKKLEDMGFGGLPVCMAKTQYSLSDDQTKLGRPQGFTINVRDAYVSAGAGFVVVLTGAIMTMPGLPKAPAAYNINVDENGVITGLF
- a CDS encoding UDP-N-acetylmuramoyl-tripeptide--D-alanyl-D-alanine ligase — encoded protein: MEHMTVKDIVTATEGRLLSGDENTILKKIRLDSRTVEPGDLFVPLIGEKVDAHKFASQVMEASAGAVLTSRHTKAEGPGAWIQVKDTKEALQAIGSFCRSRISIPVVGITGSVGKTTTREMVAAALSSGFQVYKTPGNSNSQVGVPITISEISQKDHIAVLELGMSEPGELTRIAKIARPFMALITNIGVTHIEQLGSQENIYREKLTIQDGLEPGGILFLNGDDKLLKNTKARDGFRTIYYGTEDGCDYRAENIREEKGYPVFYAVHGDQKVLVSLKVMGRHNILNAMAAIAVAEEAGLTMEQAALGLTQYTGFKGRQNITEYMGITVIDDSYNASPVSMKAGIDVLCSMPGGRRKIAVLADMKELGSDTEIFHREVGEYIKEKNVDALITLGQMAFKLAESAGKGESHMEIRCFENRDEMTEFLKTYLKAGDQVLFKGSNSMKLGETAACFTGIQRS
- a CDS encoding UDP-N-acetylmuramoyl-L-alanyl-D-glutamate--2,6-diaminopimelate ligase: MQIREWLAGVNYKLICGDLNSQVEEVVYDSRKAALGAVFVCMKGTKVDSHRFIPDVCEKGVKVLITEREVNAPEGVTVIQVENSRKALAYLSAARFGNPVKQMISIGVTGTKGKTTTTHMMKAVLEAAGKKVGMIGTTGAVIGKETFPTRNTTPESYELHQYFYEMKKAGCEYVIMEVSSQGFKMDRVAGITFDYGVFTNISPDHIGPDEHADFLEYLSCKAMLFKQCRIGLYNGDDSHGKQIIDGALCKELFSFGIEGGWDYDASHIRHVSEKGFVGMEFHITGKEQLKVRLGMPGRFNIYNSLAAAALGDRLGLEKEAVLKALKEVRVNGRMEIAYSSHDFTVIIDYAHNAVSMESLLTTLRAYNPKRLVCVFGCGGNRSKDRRYSMGEIGGKMADLCILTADNSRFEKTEDIINDIKGSLEKTGGAYVEIPDRREAIEYSMAHACPGDLIAVIGKGHEDYQEANGVRTHFLDREVVEETAKKLGLQ